One genomic region from Listeria monocytogenes encodes:
- a CDS encoding M24 family metallopeptidase has protein sequence MSKLTKIQETLGKEKIEAVLVTSEFNRRYVSGFTGTSGVALILPEKAYFVTDFRYTEQAAKQAEGYEIVQHTGPIFDTVEDLLIKNDTKTLHFEADYVTVSEFKQMERVFNRQLIPLTGFFEEMRKVKTASELKAIRTACDIADAAFAHIIQFIKPGMAEIEVSNELEFFMRRAGATSSSFDTIVASGIRSALPHGVASDKKIEVGDFVTMDYGCYYDGYCSDMTRTIAVGEPAEKLKEIYQITLDAQLKVIDSLKPGMTGIEADAIARDYISSFGYGDAFGHSLGHGIGLEIHEGPNLSFKSPQKLEVGHVVTDEPGIYLPGIGGVRIEDDLLITETGNEILIHSPKELIIL, from the coding sequence ATGTCTAAATTAACTAAAATTCAAGAAACGCTTGGCAAGGAAAAGATAGAAGCAGTTCTTGTCACAAGTGAGTTTAATAGAAGGTATGTATCTGGTTTCACTGGGACAAGTGGTGTGGCGCTAATTTTACCTGAAAAAGCTTATTTTGTAACAGATTTCAGATATACAGAACAAGCAGCAAAACAAGCAGAAGGATATGAAATTGTACAACATACTGGTCCAATTTTTGATACAGTAGAAGATTTATTAATTAAAAACGATACAAAAACACTACATTTTGAAGCAGATTATGTGACTGTATCTGAATTTAAACAAATGGAGCGCGTATTTAATCGTCAATTAATCCCACTTACTGGCTTCTTTGAAGAAATGCGTAAAGTGAAAACAGCGAGTGAACTAAAAGCAATCCGCACAGCTTGTGATATTGCTGATGCAGCTTTTGCACATATTATTCAATTTATTAAACCAGGTATGGCTGAAATCGAAGTATCTAATGAGCTAGAATTCTTTATGAGACGTGCTGGAGCTACTTCCTCATCGTTCGATACAATCGTTGCATCCGGAATTCGTTCTGCATTACCACATGGGGTTGCTTCGGATAAGAAGATTGAAGTTGGCGATTTCGTTACAATGGATTACGGTTGTTACTATGATGGTTACTGTTCAGATATGACAAGAACAATCGCGGTCGGTGAACCTGCTGAAAAATTAAAAGAAATATACCAAATCACTTTAGATGCCCAATTGAAAGTAATTGATAGCTTAAAACCAGGAATGACTGGAATTGAAGCAGATGCTATTGCACGTGATTATATTTCTTCTTTTGGCTATGGCGATGCATTTGGACATTCTTTGGGACATGGTATTGGACTAGAAATTCACGAAGGACCTAATTTATCCTTTAAGAGCCCTCAAAAACTGGAAGTTGGACATGTTGTTACAGATGAACCAGGAATTTATTTACCAGGAATCGGTGGAGTTAGAATTGAAGATGATCTATTAATTACAGAAACGGGTAACGAGATTCTAATTCATTCACCAAAAGAATTAATTATTTTATAA
- the efp gene encoding elongation factor P, which translates to MISVNDFKTGLTIEVDNGIWRVLDFQHVKPGKGAAFVRSKLRNLRTGAIQEKTFRGGEKVAKAQIDNRKMAYLYADGTNHVFMDNESYEQIELPEDQIAHELKFLKENMEINIIMYQGETIGIDLPNTVELVVTATDPGIKGDTSSGGSKPATLETGLVVQVPFFVNEGDKLVINTTEAAYVSRA; encoded by the coding sequence ATGATTTCAGTAAATGACTTTAAAACAGGGTTAACAATAGAAGTAGATAATGGTATTTGGCGTGTGCTAGATTTCCAACATGTAAAACCCGGAAAAGGAGCAGCCTTCGTTCGTTCCAAATTACGTAACCTTCGTACAGGTGCAATCCAAGAAAAAACATTCCGTGGTGGCGAAAAAGTAGCAAAAGCGCAAATCGACAATCGCAAAATGGCCTATTTATACGCAGATGGTACAAATCATGTATTCATGGATAATGAGTCTTATGAACAAATTGAACTTCCGGAAGACCAAATTGCTCATGAGCTTAAATTTTTAAAAGAAAATATGGAAATTAATATTATCATGTATCAAGGGGAAACAATCGGTATTGATTTACCTAACACAGTAGAATTAGTTGTTACTGCAACTGATCCTGGAATTAAAGGTGATACGTCTTCTGGTGGTTCTAAACCCGCCACTCTTGAAACTGGTCTTGTTGTGCAAGTACCGTTTTTCGTTAATGAGGGAGACAAACTAGTTATTAATACAACCGAAGCAGCGTATGTTTCTCGGGCGTAA
- the accB gene encoding acetyl-CoA carboxylase biotin carboxyl carrier protein, with product MLSIDEIKQLIELIDESTLDEFELETKDSKILLKKHKTVVATAVQEAPIAVAPAQTAPVTPAAAPQVEASTAEDVNLEVITSPMVGTFYASASPEDANFVSVGSKVSAQSVVCIVEAMKLFNEITADIDGEIAEILVSSGELVEFGQPLFKVRKK from the coding sequence ATGTTATCAATAGATGAAATTAAACAGCTAATCGAGCTGATTGACGAGTCAACCCTAGATGAGTTTGAGTTAGAAACGAAAGATAGTAAGATTTTGCTTAAAAAGCATAAAACGGTTGTTGCTACAGCGGTACAAGAAGCTCCAATTGCTGTCGCACCAGCACAAACAGCGCCAGTAACACCAGCAGCCGCTCCTCAAGTAGAAGCAAGTACAGCTGAAGATGTGAACCTGGAAGTAATTACATCTCCAATGGTCGGGACTTTTTATGCATCCGCTTCACCAGAAGATGCTAATTTTGTTAGCGTTGGCTCTAAAGTATCCGCGCAATCCGTTGTATGTATTGTAGAAGCAATGAAATTATTCAACGAAATTACTGCTGATATCGATGGAGAAATTGCAGAAATTCTTGTTTCGAGTGGTGAATTAGTCGAATTTGGACAACCACTCTTCAAAGTTAGAAAAAAATAA
- the accC gene encoding acetyl-CoA carboxylase biotin carboxylase subunit, translating into MIKKVLVANRGEIAVRIIRAAKELGVETVAIYSEADREALHIQLADEAYCVGPAATKDSYLNMSNIISLAVLTNCDAIHPGYGFLAENADFAELCEDCNITFIGPSASAISQMGTKDVARETMRKAGVPIVPGSQGIVADVEDGKKIAKKIGYPVIIKATAGGGGKGIRVAENEEKLISGIHTTQQEAEAAFGDPGVYLEKYIQDFRHVEIQVLADNHGNVIHLGERDCSIQRRLQKLIEESPSPAIDEKTRQKMGKAAVKAAKAVNYSGAGTIEFIYDHHENNFYFMEMNTRIQVEHPVTELVTGIDLVKQQFLVASGEELQIKQADVKLTGWAMECRINAENPEKNFMPAPGEIKFYLPPGGLGVRIDSAAYPNYKIPPYYDSMIAKVICYAETREEVIQKMKRALSEFAIDGIPSTIPFHLRVLDNDVFLSGDFNTKFLEQNDVMNLSKEG; encoded by the coding sequence ATGATTAAAAAAGTACTGGTAGCGAACCGTGGAGAAATCGCTGTCCGTATCATTCGCGCTGCAAAAGAACTTGGAGTGGAGACAGTGGCGATTTATTCGGAAGCAGATAGAGAAGCGCTACATATTCAGCTGGCGGATGAAGCTTATTGTGTAGGTCCCGCGGCAACAAAAGATAGTTATTTAAATATGTCAAACATTATTAGCCTTGCTGTTTTAACGAACTGTGATGCTATTCATCCTGGCTATGGTTTCTTAGCCGAAAATGCAGATTTCGCTGAGTTATGCGAAGACTGCAATATTACTTTTATCGGGCCAAGCGCTTCCGCTATTTCGCAAATGGGAACAAAAGATGTTGCCCGTGAAACTATGCGTAAAGCAGGTGTTCCAATCGTTCCTGGTTCACAAGGAATCGTTGCCGATGTGGAAGATGGTAAAAAAATCGCCAAAAAAATCGGTTATCCGGTGATCATTAAAGCAACAGCTGGCGGTGGCGGTAAGGGTATTCGTGTAGCAGAAAATGAAGAAAAATTAATCTCTGGTATTCATACGACGCAACAAGAAGCAGAAGCAGCATTTGGAGATCCAGGCGTTTATCTTGAAAAATACATTCAAGATTTCCGCCACGTAGAAATTCAAGTACTTGCTGATAACCATGGTAACGTGATTCATTTAGGAGAGCGTGATTGTAGTATTCAACGTCGCTTGCAAAAGCTAATTGAAGAATCACCATCACCTGCCATTGATGAAAAAACACGCCAAAAAATGGGTAAAGCGGCCGTTAAAGCTGCCAAAGCCGTGAATTATTCTGGTGCAGGTACAATTGAATTTATTTATGATCATCATGAAAATAATTTCTACTTTATGGAAATGAATACTCGTATCCAAGTAGAACACCCTGTAACGGAACTTGTTACCGGAATTGATTTAGTCAAACAACAATTTTTAGTTGCTTCAGGTGAAGAGCTACAAATTAAACAAGCAGATGTGAAATTAACAGGTTGGGCAATGGAGTGTCGTATTAACGCTGAAAATCCGGAGAAAAACTTTATGCCAGCTCCAGGAGAAATTAAATTTTATCTTCCTCCAGGTGGCTTAGGCGTTCGAATTGACTCGGCAGCATATCCAAACTACAAAATTCCGCCATATTATGATTCGATGATTGCTAAAGTAATCTGTTATGCAGAAACACGTGAAGAAGTTATTCAAAAAATGAAACGAGCGTTGTCTGAATTTGCCATTGATGGCATTCCTTCAACCATTCCATTCCATTTACGCGTGTTAGATAATGATGTATTTTTATCAGGCGACTTCAATACAAAATTCTTGGAGCAAAATGATGTAATGAATCTTTCTAAGGAGGGCTAA
- a CDS encoding Asp23/Gls24 family envelope stress response protein, producing MAYTKDLRKQNDAPLGKIEIAPEVIGVIAGLAASEIENVAYMQGGFATEMREKFSGAVNYRKGVKVELTEEGILIELYCSVLFGATIPLVAQNIQDAVRDTIFNMTGLNVLEINVHIVGVQFEKTETLSFDDFEL from the coding sequence ATGGCTTATACAAAAGATTTGCGAAAACAAAATGATGCACCGCTCGGTAAAATTGAGATTGCACCAGAAGTAATCGGCGTAATCGCTGGACTGGCTGCAAGTGAAATTGAAAACGTTGCTTATATGCAAGGTGGCTTCGCGACAGAAATGCGCGAAAAATTCAGTGGTGCTGTAAACTACCGTAAAGGCGTAAAAGTAGAACTAACCGAAGAAGGAATTCTAATCGAACTTTATTGTTCAGTCTTATTTGGCGCAACAATTCCACTTGTTGCTCAAAATATTCAAGATGCTGTCAGAGATACCATTTTTAATATGACTGGTTTAAATGTACTCGAAATCAACGTTCATATCGTTGGCGTACAATTTGAAAAAACAGAAACACTTTCCTTCGATGATTTTGAGCTATAA
- the nusB gene encoding transcription antitermination factor NusB, producing MKRREAREKALQALFQIELNEMSLDQAIKNIMEDEQDDYMEKLVEGVMANKAEIDAIIEPNLDNWRIDRLSKVDLSLLRLSVYEIKYLDDVPNRVSLNESIEIAKIYSDEKSSKFINGVLANIAPEDK from the coding sequence ATGAAAAGAAGAGAGGCGCGCGAGAAAGCACTTCAAGCACTATTCCAAATAGAGCTAAACGAAATGTCGCTAGATCAAGCTATTAAAAACATCATGGAAGACGAGCAAGACGACTATATGGAAAAATTAGTCGAAGGTGTAATGGCGAATAAAGCTGAAATTGATGCTATTATTGAACCTAACTTAGACAATTGGCGTATAGATCGTTTGAGTAAAGTAGATTTATCTTTACTTCGCTTGAGTGTTTATGAGATTAAGTACTTGGATGATGTGCCAAATAGAGTTAGTTTAAATGAATCCATCGAAATTGCAAAAATTTACAGCGATGAAAAATCAAGTAAATTTATTAATGGCGTACTTGCTAATATTGCACCGGAAGATAAATAA
- the folD gene encoding bifunctional methylenetetrahydrofolate dehydrogenase/methenyltetrahydrofolate cyclohydrolase FolD — MGEIIDGKKLAKEIQEKVTREVAELVKEGKKPGLAVVLVGDNQASRTYVRNKQKRTEEAGMKSVLIELPENVTEEKLLSVVEELNEDKTIHGILVQLPLPEHISEEKVIDTISYDKDVDGFHPVNVGNLFIGKDSFVPCTPAGIIELIKSTGTQIEGKRAVVIGRSNIVGKPVAQLLLNENATVTIAHSRTKDLPQVAKEADILVVATGLAKFVKKDYIKPGAIVIDVGMDRDENNKLCGDVDFDDVVEEAGFITPVPGGVGPMTITMLLANTLKAAKRIWKMN, encoded by the coding sequence ATGGGAGAAATTATTGATGGCAAAAAGTTAGCAAAAGAAATTCAAGAAAAAGTAACAAGAGAAGTAGCAGAATTAGTAAAAGAAGGTAAGAAACCAGGTCTTGCTGTTGTGCTCGTTGGCGACAATCAAGCATCTCGTACATATGTAAGAAATAAACAAAAACGGACAGAAGAAGCGGGGATGAAATCCGTTTTAATTGAACTTCCAGAAAATGTAACAGAAGAAAAATTACTATCTGTTGTAGAGGAGCTTAACGAAGATAAAACTATTCATGGCATCCTCGTGCAGTTACCATTACCAGAACACATTTCAGAAGAAAAAGTAATTGATACTATTAGCTATGACAAAGATGTTGACGGTTTCCATCCAGTGAATGTAGGTAATTTATTCATCGGAAAAGATTCTTTTGTTCCTTGTACACCTGCAGGGATTATTGAACTTATAAAATCAACCGGCACTCAAATAGAAGGCAAACGCGCTGTCGTTATTGGTAGAAGTAATATCGTAGGGAAACCAGTAGCCCAATTACTGTTAAATGAAAACGCGACAGTAACCATTGCGCATAGCCGTACAAAAGATTTACCACAAGTAGCGAAAGAAGCGGATATTCTTGTTGTAGCAACAGGTTTAGCTAAATTTGTGAAAAAAGACTATATCAAACCAGGTGCGATTGTTATTGATGTTGGCATGGATCGCGACGAAAATAATAAGTTATGCGGTGATGTTGACTTTGATGACGTAGTAGAAGAAGCGGGATTCATTACGCCAGTACCAGGTGGCGTTGGCCCGATGACTATCACGATGCTACTTGCGAACACATTAAAAGCCGCAAAACGCATTTGGAAAATGAATTGA
- the xseA gene encoding exodeoxyribonuclease VII large subunit: MEQDKYLTVAAITKYIEKKFEVDPYMKQVFVRGEISNLKQPASGHLYFTVKDEFAMLRSVMFHKAVQKIGFVPEDGMNVLVTGRIGVFTKAGRYQFYAEHMEPDGVGALYIQLEQLKAQLEKEGLFAETHKKVLPSFPSKVAVVTSKTGAAVRDILTTIHRRMPSVEVIVYPTIVQGEKAAQKIVENIGKINQRNDIDVMIIGRGGGSLEELWAFNEEPVVRAVYDSDVPVISAVGHETDFALSDFSADVRAATPTAAAELAVPDYRDLEERLAERKYRLLAVTRQALERKERSLEQLKQHLILNGPKHQLEQQMERTDYFSERLNNAFSKQIFVKQTAFDRLNDRLHYYHPNKEIELQKEQMTLHLQALDKAMKQLLKDKQQSFFRQVDALEHLSPLSLLKRGFGVTYKENTLVKSVQELEVGDNIQVKMQGGHIDALITAKEEDISGN; encoded by the coding sequence ATGGAGCAAGATAAATATTTGACGGTAGCAGCAATAACCAAATATATCGAAAAAAAGTTTGAAGTAGATCCCTACATGAAGCAAGTTTTTGTGCGTGGTGAAATTTCAAACTTAAAACAACCAGCAAGTGGACATCTATATTTTACGGTAAAAGATGAATTTGCAATGCTTCGTTCTGTCATGTTTCATAAAGCAGTTCAAAAAATCGGTTTTGTTCCAGAAGACGGCATGAATGTCCTTGTCACAGGAAGAATTGGTGTTTTTACAAAAGCTGGGCGCTATCAGTTTTATGCAGAACATATGGAACCGGATGGTGTCGGAGCTCTGTATATTCAATTAGAGCAATTGAAAGCACAATTAGAAAAGGAAGGGCTTTTTGCGGAAACGCATAAAAAAGTGCTTCCTTCTTTCCCGTCCAAAGTCGCTGTCGTTACATCCAAAACTGGTGCGGCTGTTCGTGATATTCTAACCACCATTCATCGAAGAATGCCTTCTGTGGAAGTGATTGTTTATCCAACTATTGTTCAAGGGGAAAAAGCAGCTCAAAAAATTGTCGAAAACATTGGCAAGATTAATCAGCGGAACGATATTGATGTCATGATTATTGGGCGTGGTGGTGGCTCGCTTGAAGAACTATGGGCATTTAATGAAGAACCCGTTGTTCGAGCAGTATATGATTCGGATGTGCCGGTAATTTCTGCTGTCGGACATGAAACTGATTTTGCATTAAGCGATTTTTCTGCAGATGTACGAGCTGCAACGCCAACTGCGGCGGCAGAACTTGCTGTCCCAGATTATCGCGATTTAGAAGAACGATTAGCAGAACGTAAATACCGTTTGCTCGCGGTTACCAGACAAGCATTAGAAAGAAAAGAACGGTCACTAGAGCAACTTAAACAACACTTGATTCTAAATGGTCCGAAACATCAATTAGAACAGCAAATGGAACGTACAGATTATTTTTCCGAACGATTAAATAATGCTTTTTCTAAACAAATATTTGTTAAGCAAACAGCTTTTGACCGGTTAAATGATCGGCTACATTATTACCATCCGAACAAAGAAATTGAACTTCAAAAAGAACAAATGACATTGCACCTTCAAGCGTTGGATAAAGCGATGAAACAACTTTTGAAAGACAAACAACAATCTTTCTTTAGGCAAGTAGATGCGCTAGAACATCTGAGCCCTCTTTCTTTATTGAAACGAGGATTTGGTGTAACGTATAAAGAGAATACACTGGTCAAATCCGTACAGGAGCTTGAAGTCGGTGATAATATTCAAGTGAAAATGCAAGGCGGACATATAGATGCACTCATTACCGCGAAGGAGGAAGATATAAGTGGCAACTAA
- a CDS encoding exodeoxyribonuclease VII small subunit, producing the protein MATKKKTFEEAIAELETIVEALENGSASLEDSLDMYQKGIELTKLCQDKLQSAEKRMAKVVTDAGEEIPFEADGE; encoded by the coding sequence GTGGCAACTAAAAAGAAAACTTTTGAAGAAGCAATTGCAGAATTAGAAACAATCGTAGAAGCACTCGAAAATGGTAGTGCCTCACTTGAAGATTCTCTCGATATGTACCAAAAAGGAATCGAACTAACAAAATTGTGCCAAGATAAATTACAATCAGCCGAAAAACGAATGGCAAAAGTAGTCACAGATGCAGGAGAAGAAATTCCTTTTGAAGCGGATGGTGAATAA
- a CDS encoding polyprenyl synthetase family protein: MQDLTLFLEQYKKVIDESLFKEINERNIEPRLKESMLYSIQAGGKRIRPMLVFATLQALKVNPLLGVKTATALEMIHTYSLIHDDLPAMDNDDYRRGKWTNHKVFGDATAILAGDALLTLAFSILAEDDNLSFETRIALINQISFSSGAEGMVGGQLADMEAENKHVTLEELSSIHARKTGELLIYAVTSAAKIAEADPEQTKRLRIFAENIGIGFQISDDILDVIGDETKMGKKTGADAFLNKSTYPGLLTLDGAKRALNEHVTIAKSALSGHDFDDEILLKLADLIALREN, from the coding sequence TTGCAAGATTTAACCCTTTTTTTAGAACAATATAAAAAAGTGATTGATGAGTCGCTTTTTAAAGAAATAAACGAGCGAAATATCGAACCTAGACTAAAAGAGTCCATGTTATATTCTATTCAAGCAGGCGGGAAACGGATTCGTCCAATGCTAGTTTTCGCTACGCTTCAAGCTTTAAAAGTAAATCCGCTTTTAGGTGTAAAAACCGCAACAGCGTTAGAAATGATTCACACATACAGCCTTATTCATGATGATTTACCAGCAATGGATAACGATGATTATCGTCGAGGCAAGTGGACTAATCATAAAGTTTTTGGCGATGCAACTGCGATTTTGGCAGGAGATGCTTTACTAACGCTCGCTTTTTCTATTTTAGCTGAAGACGATAATTTATCTTTTGAGACACGCATTGCTTTGATTAACCAAATTAGTTTTAGTAGCGGTGCAGAAGGAATGGTTGGTGGTCAACTTGCAGACATGGAAGCGGAAAACAAACACGTGACGCTAGAAGAGTTATCATCCATTCATGCACGAAAAACGGGTGAATTATTAATTTATGCTGTAACCTCTGCAGCAAAAATTGCGGAAGCTGATCCAGAACAAACGAAACGCTTACGAATTTTTGCAGAGAATATTGGGATTGGATTTCAAATTAGCGACGATATTTTAGATGTAATTGGTGATGAAACGAAAATGGGTAAAAAGACAGGGGCCGACGCTTTTCTGAATAAAAGTACCTATCCCGGATTACTCACGCTTGATGGGGCAAAAAGGGCATTAAATGAGCATGTTACGATTGCAAAGTCAGCGCTTTCAGGGCATGATTTTGATGATGAAATTCTCTTGAAACTTGCTGATTTAATCGCACTTAGAGAAAATT